The genomic DNA TGGGCCGTGCAGGGATCGAACCTGGATTCTGGCCTCGGTCGTCCGTGATGCGGCACGGGGTCGGCCCCAGCCCCTCGCCGCCCCGGCGAGGGGTGCTATCCTGAGGGGTACTCCTGACTGCGCCCGGGCTGCCGCCTTTTCCTCGACGTCGCCGGTTGTGATCTTCACAAGGCACCCTTCGGTTGAGGCGGATAGGAGCACCCCCATGCGCGATCAGACTCCCGAGGCGGCGGAAACCCGCCTCAATCGACTGTTGAACTACATCCTGGAAACGTCGGTCGACGTGCTCGGGTTCGACGCCGTCACCGTGACTGCCAGACACGAAGGCGCGTTGAGCACCGTCGCGGCCACCGACCAGCGACTGGTCGCCGTTGACGAGGCGCAGTACGCCGCGAACGAGGGGCCGTGTCTCGCCGTCTTAGACGCACACGACCCGATCCTGATCTCGAAGATCGGTGACGAGGCGCGCTGGCCGCAGTTCACCGAGACCGCTCAGCACTTCGGTGTGGAAGCATCGCTTTCGGTGCACGTGCCCGTGGAGATCGAGGACGTGGCTGCGTCGATGAACTTCTACGCCCGCCGCCCGATGACCGTGACCGACCACCTCGTGTCCGCATCGTCCGGCTTCGCCAGGCAAGTGGCTGACTCGATGGCCGCCGTCGAGGAATACCGCGCGACCGCCACGCTCGCGCACCACCTGAGCGAAGCGATGAAATCGCGAGCCGTGATCGAACAGGCCAAAGGCATCCTGATCGCAGACCACGGGATCGACGCAGACCAAGCATTCGCCATGCTCGTCCGCCTCTCCCAACGCACAAACACCAAGGTTCGGGACGTCGCCCAACGCCTCGTCGACGGTCGGCAAACTCCCGACAGCGAAGGTGAGCCGCCCGACGCACCGTGAGGGGTGCTCGAGCACGGCCTGTCCGCGCATCTCAGCGTGCGACGTGCCGGGCACCAGCTAGCTGGTCAAGCGCACCAGCGCGTCCTGGTCGGCGGTGCCCGACTGGCAGCGACTCGCCGTCGTTGTCGCGGAAGGCACGTCTATTCCGCTCAACCAAGCGCCGTCAACGATGGGCCGTGCAGGGATCGAACCTGCGACCTTGGGATTAAAAGTCCCCTGCTCTACCAGCTGAGCTAACGGCCCCGCCCCGCGATTGTAGGGAGTGACCGTGCCGAGGGAACCAACCGGCGTCCG from Gaiellales bacterium includes the following:
- a CDS encoding GAF and ANTAR domain-containing protein — protein: MRDQTPEAAETRLNRLLNYILETSVDVLGFDAVTVTARHEGALSTVAATDQRLVAVDEAQYAANEGPCLAVLDAHDPILISKIGDEARWPQFTETAQHFGVEASLSVHVPVEIEDVAASMNFYARRPMTVTDHLVSASSGFARQVADSMAAVEEYRATATLAHHLSEAMKSRAVIEQAKGILIADHGIDADQAFAMLVRLSQRTNTKVRDVAQRLVDGRQTPDSEGEPPDAP